One Panicum virgatum strain AP13 chromosome 3N, P.virgatum_v5, whole genome shotgun sequence DNA segment encodes these proteins:
- the LOC120663349 gene encoding uncharacterized protein LOC120663349, which translates to MVDTVGAVTKVIEVALKINKAADTAKQNEVCQQIKDSVDIVSKTLSQHKNNTELMNDLAVAAALEALDETLGEALKLVMECQQESRFVCLRLYTAGNLSQQLIKAEQRISSKNMDAMFAIMGFLLPKEFNQDNSDTPSRQVWLMDNLHNLHRTTSLSECSTGIRSAPGGPLD; encoded by the coding sequence ATGGTCGATACAGTGGGCGCCGTTACAAAGGTCATCGAAGTTGCGCTCAAGATCAACAAAGCGGCAGACACGGCGAAGCAGAACGAAGTATGCCAGCAGATAAAAGACAGCGTTGATATTGTCAGTAAGACGTTGTCGCAGCACAAGAACAACACGGAGCTGATGAACGACTTGGCGGTGGCCGCCGCACTTGAGGCCCTTGACGAAACCCTTGGCGAGGCCTTGAAGCTCGTCATGGAGTGCCAGCAGGAGAGCAGGTTCGTGTGCCTTCGTCTCTACACGGCCGGGAACCTGTCCCAGCAGTTGATCAAGGCCGAGCAGCGAATATCCAGTAAGAACATGGACGCCATGTTTGCCATCATGGGCTTCCTTTTGCCTAAAGAATTTAATCAAGACAACTCTGATACTCCTTCCCGGCAGGTATGGCTCATGGACAACTTACACAATTTGCATCGCACTACTAGTCTTTCAGAGTGCTCTACTGGTATTCGTTCAGCTCCTGGAGGGCCATTAGATTAG